Proteins co-encoded in one Arachis hypogaea cultivar Tifrunner chromosome 11, arahy.Tifrunner.gnm2.J5K5, whole genome shotgun sequence genomic window:
- the LOC112723359 gene encoding ubiquitin-like domain-containing protein CIP73 isoform X3 codes for MGSTGTDKMPGNNSTGSSETTIEIKIKTLDSQTYTLRVDKQMPVPALKERIASVTGVLSHRQRLICQGKVLKDDQLLSAYHVEDGHTLHLVSRQPDLPGFLPGHSGADPNSSTSHGHSSQISPGVVIETFNVPVQGDGVTPEFSRIVSAVLGSIGIPNFGSGVEGIDVREHDSQGFGRTSGSSGLSDSSHPQPEQTGLRYSSDRSRNTFVHPAAASLGSLQPPVIPDSLTTLSQFLSHISHEFDAIVREGGNNVQAAEAHRNEEMGSASSRLGSTAEALTSPASLAEVMLSTRRMMIEQAGECLLQLARHLENQANVTDHLMRSSIQSRALRTGVLFYNLGALFLELGRTTMTLRLGQSPSEAVVNGGPAVFVSPSGPNHIMVQPLPFQPGANFGTVPIGTAQSNASLGVSTATPNASQEERADTQSASVQRNQGEGPANQAASRRSDVAGAGEQGVRIVPIRTMVATVPGSLGRPPSEPSGNSIGVYYPVLGRFQQVSSGHGNSEQGSQPASQHHAVQQSSHENTLQRQNEDSARNGSSSTPTTSSNSRVVNINILAAGGAQNNQESERQIPNSVLQFIRTLFPGGEIHVEDLNLQGTNSGSTPEQAATARAAQAPEAEPRVSDEGRFLSNILREIIPLVSQQTGSGRNPSEEQAAQDSSSQVETDAGTSRRRNGSDPSPPDSKRQKME; via the exons ATGGGAAGTACTGGTACTGACAAGATGCCAGGCAATAACAGCACAGGAAGTTCAGAAACCACTATTGAGATAAAGATCAAGACCTTGGATTCACAGACTTACACCCTCAGAGTGGATAAACAG ATGCCAGTCCCTGCTCTGAAAGAACGGATTGCTTCTGTCACTGGAGTGTTATCACATCGGCAGCGCTTAATTTGCCAAGGAAAGGTTCTGAAGGACGATCAACTCCTGTCTGCTTACC ATGTTGAAGATGGTCATACCTTGCATCTGGTTTCTAGGCAACCTGATCTACCAGGATTTTTGCCCGGTCATTCAG GGGCTGACCCAAATTCAAGCACAAGTCATGGCCACAGTAGTCAAATATCCCCGGGTGTAGTCATTGAAACTTTCAATGTGCCTGTTCAGGGAGATGGAGTTACTCCTGAATTCAGTAGG ATTGTTTCTGCTGTACTAGGCTCTATTGGAATTCCAAACTTCGGAAGTGGTGTTGAAGGGATTGATGTCAGG GAGCATGACTCCCAAGGCTTTGGAAGAACTTCAGGTTCCAGTGGTCTTTCAGATTCATCCCATCCTCAGCCTGAACAAACTGGTTTGCGGTATTCATCAGATAGGTCGCGTAATACCTTTGTACATCCAGCAGCAGCTTCTTTGGGATCTTTGCAGCCTCCT GTTATTCCCGATTCTTTGACAACACTATCCCAATTTCTGAGTCATATAAGTCACGAATTTGATGCAATTG TCAGAGAAGGGGGCAATAATGTCCAAGCAGCTGAGGCTCATAGGAATGAAGAAATGGGGTCTGCTTCGTCACGATTGGGTTCAACAGCAGAAGCACTTACATCACCTGCATCCTTGGCAGAAGTCATGCTATCTACCAGACGAATGATGATTGAACAAGCTGGGGAATGCCTACTT CAACTTGCAAGACACCTGGAGAATCAGGCAAATGTAACTGATCATTTGATGCGGTCAAGCATTCAGTCTAGAGCTTTGAGGACTGGAGTTCTGTTCTATAACCTGGGTGCATTATTCCTTGAGCTTGGCCGCACAACCATGACATTGCGCTTGGGTCAAAGTCCG TCTGAAGCTGTAGTTAATGGTGGGCCTGCAGTTTTCGTATCTCCGTCTGGTCCTAACCATATCATGGTTCAG CCTCTTCCTTTTCAACCTGGAGCGAACTTTGGTACTGTCCCCATAGGAACTGCTCAGTCTAACGCAAGTTTAG GGGTCTCAACAGCCACACCAAATGCCAGTCAAGAAGAACGTGCTGATACACAGTCTGCTTCAGTACAAAGAAATCAAGGTGAAGGTCCTGCTAATCAGGCAGCCTCAAGGCGTTCAGATGTGGCTGGTGCTGGGGAGCAAGGAGTAAGGATTGTGCCAATTAGAACCATGGTTGCAACAGTACCAGGTTCCTTAGGTCGTCCACCTTCAGAACCATCTGGTAATTCTATAGGGGTTTACTATCCGGTTCTCGGGAGATTTCAACAGGTATCTTCAGGGCATGGGAATAGTGAACAAGGATCTCAACCAGCTAGTCAGCATCATGCTGTGCAACAGTCCAGTCATGAAAACACATTGCAAAGGCAAAACGAAGATTCTGCAAGGAATG GATCCTCATCAACTCCTACCACAAGCTCGAATTCCCGTGTGGTGAATATCAATATCCTAGCAGCTGGTGGGGCCCAGAATAATCAGGAGTCTGAGCGACAGATACCAAACAGTGTTCTTCAGTTTATAAGGACCCTGTTTCCTGGGGGAGAAATTCATGTTGAAGACTTGAATTTACAGGGAACAAATTCAGGTTCTACCCCAGAGCAAGCTGCAACAGCAAGGGCAGCTCAGGCCCCTGAAGCTGAACCTAGGGTTAGTGATGAAGGAAGGTTTTTGTCAAACATACTCCGCGAAATCATTCCCCTCGTGTCTCAACAAACAGGCTCTGGAAGAAATCCTTCAGAGGAACAAGCAGCTCAGGATTCTTCATCACAG GTGGAAACTGATGCAGGGACATCACGAAGGCGGAATGGTTCAGATCCAAGCCCCCCTGATTCTAAACGCCAAAAg ATGGAGTGA
- the LOC112723359 gene encoding ubiquitin-like domain-containing protein CIP73 isoform X2, whose product MGSTGTDKMPGNNSTGSSETTIEIKIKTLDSQTYTLRVDKQMPVPALKERIASVTGVLSHRQRLICQGKVLKDDQLLSAYHVEDGHTLHLVSRQPDLPGFLPGHSGADPNSSTSHGHSSQISPGVVIETFNVPVQGDGVTPEFSRIVSAVLGSIGIPNFGSGVEGIDVREHDSQGFGRTSGSSGLSDSSHPQPEQTGLRYSSDRSRNTFVHPAAASLGSLQPPVIPDSLTTLSQFLSHISHEFDAIVREGGNNVQAAEAHRNEEMGSASSRLGSTAEALTSPASLAEVMLSTRRMMIEQAGECLLQLARHLENQANVTDHLMRSSIQSRALRTGVLFYNLGALFLELGRTTMTLRLGQSPSEAVVNGGPAVFVSPSGPNHIMVQPLPFQPGANFGTVPIGTAQSNASLGSGLGSSFFPRRIDIQIRRATPNASQEERADTQSASVQRNQGEGPANQAASRRSDVAGAGEQGVRIVPIRTMVATVPGSLGRPPSEPSGNSIGVYYPVLGRFQQVSSGHGNSEQGSQPASQHHAVQQSSHENTLQRQNEDSARNGSSSTPTTSSNSRVVNINILAAGGAQNNQESERQIPNSVLQFIRTLFPGGEIHVEDLNLQGTNSGSTPEQAATARAAQAPEAEPRVSDEGRFLSNILREIIPLVSQQTGSGRNPSEEQAAQDSSSQVETDAGTSRRRNGSDPSPPDSKRQKME is encoded by the exons ATGGGAAGTACTGGTACTGACAAGATGCCAGGCAATAACAGCACAGGAAGTTCAGAAACCACTATTGAGATAAAGATCAAGACCTTGGATTCACAGACTTACACCCTCAGAGTGGATAAACAG ATGCCAGTCCCTGCTCTGAAAGAACGGATTGCTTCTGTCACTGGAGTGTTATCACATCGGCAGCGCTTAATTTGCCAAGGAAAGGTTCTGAAGGACGATCAACTCCTGTCTGCTTACC ATGTTGAAGATGGTCATACCTTGCATCTGGTTTCTAGGCAACCTGATCTACCAGGATTTTTGCCCGGTCATTCAG GGGCTGACCCAAATTCAAGCACAAGTCATGGCCACAGTAGTCAAATATCCCCGGGTGTAGTCATTGAAACTTTCAATGTGCCTGTTCAGGGAGATGGAGTTACTCCTGAATTCAGTAGG ATTGTTTCTGCTGTACTAGGCTCTATTGGAATTCCAAACTTCGGAAGTGGTGTTGAAGGGATTGATGTCAGG GAGCATGACTCCCAAGGCTTTGGAAGAACTTCAGGTTCCAGTGGTCTTTCAGATTCATCCCATCCTCAGCCTGAACAAACTGGTTTGCGGTATTCATCAGATAGGTCGCGTAATACCTTTGTACATCCAGCAGCAGCTTCTTTGGGATCTTTGCAGCCTCCT GTTATTCCCGATTCTTTGACAACACTATCCCAATTTCTGAGTCATATAAGTCACGAATTTGATGCAATTG TCAGAGAAGGGGGCAATAATGTCCAAGCAGCTGAGGCTCATAGGAATGAAGAAATGGGGTCTGCTTCGTCACGATTGGGTTCAACAGCAGAAGCACTTACATCACCTGCATCCTTGGCAGAAGTCATGCTATCTACCAGACGAATGATGATTGAACAAGCTGGGGAATGCCTACTT CAACTTGCAAGACACCTGGAGAATCAGGCAAATGTAACTGATCATTTGATGCGGTCAAGCATTCAGTCTAGAGCTTTGAGGACTGGAGTTCTGTTCTATAACCTGGGTGCATTATTCCTTGAGCTTGGCCGCACAACCATGACATTGCGCTTGGGTCAAAGTCCG TCTGAAGCTGTAGTTAATGGTGGGCCTGCAGTTTTCGTATCTCCGTCTGGTCCTAACCATATCATGGTTCAG CCTCTTCCTTTTCAACCTGGAGCGAACTTTGGTACTGTCCCCATAGGAACTGCTCAGTCTAACGCAAGTTTAGGTAGTGGACTTGGTTCAAGTTTTTTCCCAAGGCGGATTGATATACAGATACGACGAG CCACACCAAATGCCAGTCAAGAAGAACGTGCTGATACACAGTCTGCTTCAGTACAAAGAAATCAAGGTGAAGGTCCTGCTAATCAGGCAGCCTCAAGGCGTTCAGATGTGGCTGGTGCTGGGGAGCAAGGAGTAAGGATTGTGCCAATTAGAACCATGGTTGCAACAGTACCAGGTTCCTTAGGTCGTCCACCTTCAGAACCATCTGGTAATTCTATAGGGGTTTACTATCCGGTTCTCGGGAGATTTCAACAGGTATCTTCAGGGCATGGGAATAGTGAACAAGGATCTCAACCAGCTAGTCAGCATCATGCTGTGCAACAGTCCAGTCATGAAAACACATTGCAAAGGCAAAACGAAGATTCTGCAAGGAATG GATCCTCATCAACTCCTACCACAAGCTCGAATTCCCGTGTGGTGAATATCAATATCCTAGCAGCTGGTGGGGCCCAGAATAATCAGGAGTCTGAGCGACAGATACCAAACAGTGTTCTTCAGTTTATAAGGACCCTGTTTCCTGGGGGAGAAATTCATGTTGAAGACTTGAATTTACAGGGAACAAATTCAGGTTCTACCCCAGAGCAAGCTGCAACAGCAAGGGCAGCTCAGGCCCCTGAAGCTGAACCTAGGGTTAGTGATGAAGGAAGGTTTTTGTCAAACATACTCCGCGAAATCATTCCCCTCGTGTCTCAACAAACAGGCTCTGGAAGAAATCCTTCAGAGGAACAAGCAGCTCAGGATTCTTCATCACAG GTGGAAACTGATGCAGGGACATCACGAAGGCGGAATGGTTCAGATCCAAGCCCCCCTGATTCTAAACGCCAAAAg ATGGAGTGA
- the LOC112723359 gene encoding ubiquitin-like domain-containing protein CIP73 isoform X1 encodes MGSTGTDKMPGNNSTGSSETTIEIKIKTLDSQTYTLRVDKQMPVPALKERIASVTGVLSHRQRLICQGKVLKDDQLLSAYHVEDGHTLHLVSRQPDLPGFLPGHSGADPNSSTSHGHSSQISPGVVIETFNVPVQGDGVTPEFSRIVSAVLGSIGIPNFGSGVEGIDVREHDSQGFGRTSGSSGLSDSSHPQPEQTGLRYSSDRSRNTFVHPAAASLGSLQPPVIPDSLTTLSQFLSHISHEFDAIVREGGNNVQAAEAHRNEEMGSASSRLGSTAEALTSPASLAEVMLSTRRMMIEQAGECLLQLARHLENQANVTDHLMRSSIQSRALRTGVLFYNLGALFLELGRTTMTLRLGQSPSEAVVNGGPAVFVSPSGPNHIMVQPLPFQPGANFGTVPIGTAQSNASLGSGLGSSFFPRRIDIQIRRGVSTATPNASQEERADTQSASVQRNQGEGPANQAASRRSDVAGAGEQGVRIVPIRTMVATVPGSLGRPPSEPSGNSIGVYYPVLGRFQQVSSGHGNSEQGSQPASQHHAVQQSSHENTLQRQNEDSARNGSSSTPTTSSNSRVVNINILAAGGAQNNQESERQIPNSVLQFIRTLFPGGEIHVEDLNLQGTNSGSTPEQAATARAAQAPEAEPRVSDEGRFLSNILREIIPLVSQQTGSGRNPSEEQAAQDSSSQVETDAGTSRRRNGSDPSPPDSKRQKME; translated from the exons ATGGGAAGTACTGGTACTGACAAGATGCCAGGCAATAACAGCACAGGAAGTTCAGAAACCACTATTGAGATAAAGATCAAGACCTTGGATTCACAGACTTACACCCTCAGAGTGGATAAACAG ATGCCAGTCCCTGCTCTGAAAGAACGGATTGCTTCTGTCACTGGAGTGTTATCACATCGGCAGCGCTTAATTTGCCAAGGAAAGGTTCTGAAGGACGATCAACTCCTGTCTGCTTACC ATGTTGAAGATGGTCATACCTTGCATCTGGTTTCTAGGCAACCTGATCTACCAGGATTTTTGCCCGGTCATTCAG GGGCTGACCCAAATTCAAGCACAAGTCATGGCCACAGTAGTCAAATATCCCCGGGTGTAGTCATTGAAACTTTCAATGTGCCTGTTCAGGGAGATGGAGTTACTCCTGAATTCAGTAGG ATTGTTTCTGCTGTACTAGGCTCTATTGGAATTCCAAACTTCGGAAGTGGTGTTGAAGGGATTGATGTCAGG GAGCATGACTCCCAAGGCTTTGGAAGAACTTCAGGTTCCAGTGGTCTTTCAGATTCATCCCATCCTCAGCCTGAACAAACTGGTTTGCGGTATTCATCAGATAGGTCGCGTAATACCTTTGTACATCCAGCAGCAGCTTCTTTGGGATCTTTGCAGCCTCCT GTTATTCCCGATTCTTTGACAACACTATCCCAATTTCTGAGTCATATAAGTCACGAATTTGATGCAATTG TCAGAGAAGGGGGCAATAATGTCCAAGCAGCTGAGGCTCATAGGAATGAAGAAATGGGGTCTGCTTCGTCACGATTGGGTTCAACAGCAGAAGCACTTACATCACCTGCATCCTTGGCAGAAGTCATGCTATCTACCAGACGAATGATGATTGAACAAGCTGGGGAATGCCTACTT CAACTTGCAAGACACCTGGAGAATCAGGCAAATGTAACTGATCATTTGATGCGGTCAAGCATTCAGTCTAGAGCTTTGAGGACTGGAGTTCTGTTCTATAACCTGGGTGCATTATTCCTTGAGCTTGGCCGCACAACCATGACATTGCGCTTGGGTCAAAGTCCG TCTGAAGCTGTAGTTAATGGTGGGCCTGCAGTTTTCGTATCTCCGTCTGGTCCTAACCATATCATGGTTCAG CCTCTTCCTTTTCAACCTGGAGCGAACTTTGGTACTGTCCCCATAGGAACTGCTCAGTCTAACGCAAGTTTAGGTAGTGGACTTGGTTCAAGTTTTTTCCCAAGGCGGATTGATATACAGATACGACGAG GGGTCTCAACAGCCACACCAAATGCCAGTCAAGAAGAACGTGCTGATACACAGTCTGCTTCAGTACAAAGAAATCAAGGTGAAGGTCCTGCTAATCAGGCAGCCTCAAGGCGTTCAGATGTGGCTGGTGCTGGGGAGCAAGGAGTAAGGATTGTGCCAATTAGAACCATGGTTGCAACAGTACCAGGTTCCTTAGGTCGTCCACCTTCAGAACCATCTGGTAATTCTATAGGGGTTTACTATCCGGTTCTCGGGAGATTTCAACAGGTATCTTCAGGGCATGGGAATAGTGAACAAGGATCTCAACCAGCTAGTCAGCATCATGCTGTGCAACAGTCCAGTCATGAAAACACATTGCAAAGGCAAAACGAAGATTCTGCAAGGAATG GATCCTCATCAACTCCTACCACAAGCTCGAATTCCCGTGTGGTGAATATCAATATCCTAGCAGCTGGTGGGGCCCAGAATAATCAGGAGTCTGAGCGACAGATACCAAACAGTGTTCTTCAGTTTATAAGGACCCTGTTTCCTGGGGGAGAAATTCATGTTGAAGACTTGAATTTACAGGGAACAAATTCAGGTTCTACCCCAGAGCAAGCTGCAACAGCAAGGGCAGCTCAGGCCCCTGAAGCTGAACCTAGGGTTAGTGATGAAGGAAGGTTTTTGTCAAACATACTCCGCGAAATCATTCCCCTCGTGTCTCAACAAACAGGCTCTGGAAGAAATCCTTCAGAGGAACAAGCAGCTCAGGATTCTTCATCACAG GTGGAAACTGATGCAGGGACATCACGAAGGCGGAATGGTTCAGATCCAAGCCCCCCTGATTCTAAACGCCAAAAg ATGGAGTGA
- the LOC112723359 gene encoding ubiquitin-like domain-containing protein CIP73 isoform X4, whose protein sequence is MGSTGTDKMPGNNSTGSSETTIEIKIKTLDSQTYTLRVDKQMPVPALKERIASVTGVLSHRQRLICQGKVLKDDQLLSAYHVEDGHTLHLVSRQPDLPGFLPGHSGADPNSSTSHGHSSQISPGVVIETFNVPVQGDGVTPEFSRIVSAVLGSIGIPNFGSGVEGIDVREHDSQGFGRTSGSSGLSDSSHPQPEQTGLRYSSDRSRNTFVHPAAASLGSLQPPVIPDSLTTLSQFLSHISHEFDAIVREGGNNVQAAEAHRNEEMGSASSRLGSTAEALTSPASLAEVMLSTRRMMIEQAGECLLQLARHLENQANVTDHLMRSSIQSRALRTGVLFYNLGALFLELGRTTMTLRLGQSPSEAVVNGGPAVFVSPSGPNHIMVQPLPFQPGANFGTVPIGTAQSNASLATPNASQEERADTQSASVQRNQGEGPANQAASRRSDVAGAGEQGVRIVPIRTMVATVPGSLGRPPSEPSGNSIGVYYPVLGRFQQVSSGHGNSEQGSQPASQHHAVQQSSHENTLQRQNEDSARNGSSSTPTTSSNSRVVNINILAAGGAQNNQESERQIPNSVLQFIRTLFPGGEIHVEDLNLQGTNSGSTPEQAATARAAQAPEAEPRVSDEGRFLSNILREIIPLVSQQTGSGRNPSEEQAAQDSSSQVETDAGTSRRRNGSDPSPPDSKRQKME, encoded by the exons ATGGGAAGTACTGGTACTGACAAGATGCCAGGCAATAACAGCACAGGAAGTTCAGAAACCACTATTGAGATAAAGATCAAGACCTTGGATTCACAGACTTACACCCTCAGAGTGGATAAACAG ATGCCAGTCCCTGCTCTGAAAGAACGGATTGCTTCTGTCACTGGAGTGTTATCACATCGGCAGCGCTTAATTTGCCAAGGAAAGGTTCTGAAGGACGATCAACTCCTGTCTGCTTACC ATGTTGAAGATGGTCATACCTTGCATCTGGTTTCTAGGCAACCTGATCTACCAGGATTTTTGCCCGGTCATTCAG GGGCTGACCCAAATTCAAGCACAAGTCATGGCCACAGTAGTCAAATATCCCCGGGTGTAGTCATTGAAACTTTCAATGTGCCTGTTCAGGGAGATGGAGTTACTCCTGAATTCAGTAGG ATTGTTTCTGCTGTACTAGGCTCTATTGGAATTCCAAACTTCGGAAGTGGTGTTGAAGGGATTGATGTCAGG GAGCATGACTCCCAAGGCTTTGGAAGAACTTCAGGTTCCAGTGGTCTTTCAGATTCATCCCATCCTCAGCCTGAACAAACTGGTTTGCGGTATTCATCAGATAGGTCGCGTAATACCTTTGTACATCCAGCAGCAGCTTCTTTGGGATCTTTGCAGCCTCCT GTTATTCCCGATTCTTTGACAACACTATCCCAATTTCTGAGTCATATAAGTCACGAATTTGATGCAATTG TCAGAGAAGGGGGCAATAATGTCCAAGCAGCTGAGGCTCATAGGAATGAAGAAATGGGGTCTGCTTCGTCACGATTGGGTTCAACAGCAGAAGCACTTACATCACCTGCATCCTTGGCAGAAGTCATGCTATCTACCAGACGAATGATGATTGAACAAGCTGGGGAATGCCTACTT CAACTTGCAAGACACCTGGAGAATCAGGCAAATGTAACTGATCATTTGATGCGGTCAAGCATTCAGTCTAGAGCTTTGAGGACTGGAGTTCTGTTCTATAACCTGGGTGCATTATTCCTTGAGCTTGGCCGCACAACCATGACATTGCGCTTGGGTCAAAGTCCG TCTGAAGCTGTAGTTAATGGTGGGCCTGCAGTTTTCGTATCTCCGTCTGGTCCTAACCATATCATGGTTCAG CCTCTTCCTTTTCAACCTGGAGCGAACTTTGGTACTGTCCCCATAGGAACTGCTCAGTCTAACGCAAGTTTAG CCACACCAAATGCCAGTCAAGAAGAACGTGCTGATACACAGTCTGCTTCAGTACAAAGAAATCAAGGTGAAGGTCCTGCTAATCAGGCAGCCTCAAGGCGTTCAGATGTGGCTGGTGCTGGGGAGCAAGGAGTAAGGATTGTGCCAATTAGAACCATGGTTGCAACAGTACCAGGTTCCTTAGGTCGTCCACCTTCAGAACCATCTGGTAATTCTATAGGGGTTTACTATCCGGTTCTCGGGAGATTTCAACAGGTATCTTCAGGGCATGGGAATAGTGAACAAGGATCTCAACCAGCTAGTCAGCATCATGCTGTGCAACAGTCCAGTCATGAAAACACATTGCAAAGGCAAAACGAAGATTCTGCAAGGAATG GATCCTCATCAACTCCTACCACAAGCTCGAATTCCCGTGTGGTGAATATCAATATCCTAGCAGCTGGTGGGGCCCAGAATAATCAGGAGTCTGAGCGACAGATACCAAACAGTGTTCTTCAGTTTATAAGGACCCTGTTTCCTGGGGGAGAAATTCATGTTGAAGACTTGAATTTACAGGGAACAAATTCAGGTTCTACCCCAGAGCAAGCTGCAACAGCAAGGGCAGCTCAGGCCCCTGAAGCTGAACCTAGGGTTAGTGATGAAGGAAGGTTTTTGTCAAACATACTCCGCGAAATCATTCCCCTCGTGTCTCAACAAACAGGCTCTGGAAGAAATCCTTCAGAGGAACAAGCAGCTCAGGATTCTTCATCACAG GTGGAAACTGATGCAGGGACATCACGAAGGCGGAATGGTTCAGATCCAAGCCCCCCTGATTCTAAACGCCAAAAg ATGGAGTGA